A genomic stretch from Lathyrus oleraceus cultivar Zhongwan6 chromosome 2, CAAS_Psat_ZW6_1.0, whole genome shotgun sequence includes:
- the LOC127121873 gene encoding nuclear pore complex protein NUP98A-like: MTGFGQTAPSMSTPFQSAQPTQSSGAFSFSNFGQTQPAGASSFGGTPGMFGRNNFGLQPVPQNYVVAQAAPITNPFGTLPALPQMSIGRVGTTPSVQYGISSIPTPARNSIRKEVGSSSGSDTTDTSHSFVDVNHFDNSKIVALEKEKDLNKSSDNDARASVEEKLRQRDAM, translated from the coding sequence ATGACAGGTTTTGGTCAAACAGCGCCGTCAATGTCAACACCATTCCAATCTGCGCAACCTACTCAGTCAAGTGGTGCCTTTTCCTTTAGTAACTTTGGCCAGACGCAACCTGCTGGTGCAAGTAGCTTCGGTGGGACTCCAGGCATGTTTGGTCGGAATAATTTTGGACTTCAGCCTGTTCCCCAGAATTATGTGGTTGCACAAGCAGCACCCATTACAAATCCGTTTGGAACACTTCCTGCTTTGCCTCAGATGTCAATTGGCCGAGTTGGAACTACTCCTTCTGTTCAATATGGAATCTCTAGCATACCCACCCCTGCACGCAATTCTATCAGAAAAGAAGTTGGAAGTTCCTCTGGAAGTGACACGACTGACACTAGTCATAGCTTTGTTGATGTAAATCATTTTGATAATTCTAAGATAGTTGCTTTAGAAAAAGAAAAGGACTTGAATAAATCATCCGACAATGATGCTCGGGCTTCTGTAGAAGAAAAACTCAGACAGAGGGATGCCATGTAG